In Bradyrhizobium sp. 195, the sequence TCGAGAGATTCGTCAAGCCATTGCGCGCGGCGATCTTGGCGGTCAGCGCGAAATGCGCCGCCGGCGGCTCATCGACCGGCGGGATGCACATCAACCCGGAGATCGTCAGCCCATAGCTGTCGCGGCAGTTGGCGAGGAAGGCATCGGCCTCGCCGGGCGCGACGCCTGCCTTCTGCGGCTCCTCGCCGGTGTTGATCTGGACGAAGAGCTGCGGGTGCTTGTTCTGAGATTCGATTTCCTTGGCTAACGCTTGGCAAATGCTCGGACGGTCGACGGAATGGATGGCGTCGAACAGTGCGACCGCCTCTTTCGCCTTGTTGGATTGCAGCGGGCCGATCAGATGCAGCGCGATGCCGGAGTAAGCAGACGTTAACGCGGGCCACTTGCTTTTGGCCTCCTGCACCCGATTCTCGCCGAATACTCGCTGTCCGGCGGCGATGACCGGCGTGATGGCATCCGCGGCGAAAGTCTTGGACACCGCGATCAGCGTCACAGAGGCGCGATCGCGTCGTGCATCCGTGCAGGCGCGGGCGATTTCGGCTTCGACCGCGGCGAGCGCGTTTGGTGAATGGCCGGTTACCGGCGCGGCATTGGCTTCTGTCATGACGTCGTTTGGTTGTGCTCGTAACCGGAGGTAAGTCCAATTTTACCGAGTTCAAGCAAGAGTTTTTGAACCCTTCGCTTTACCTTGGCCCACGGGGTGGGTAGCGAAGATGGCAAGCATCAGTCTCAACCGCAAACGAGCGAAACTCAAGCAGGTTCTCGGAATCCGGGCGCGGCTCGCGTTGCTTGCGGTGATTCTGGTGGCGCCCTTGATGCTCGAGCGCATCCGTTCGCTCGAAGACACCCGCGCCCGGCAGATCGCGCAGGCCACGGTCGAATTCACCACCGTCGCAAGGCACAGCGCCGATGCGCAGCGCGAGGTGATCTCGTCGGTCGAGACCATCCTGAAATCGGAAGCCTTCATCCGCGCCTCCGCCGGCGGCATCAGCAAGAGCTGCGACGTGCTGCGCGCGAGTCTGCCGTCGAACCTGCCCTGGATCCGCACGCTTTTGATCGCCGGTCAGGACGGACGCATTCAATGCGCCACCAACAACATGTATGTTGGCCTTGATCTCAGTGACCGGCCGTACTTCCAGCAGGCACAGGAAACCGGCCGCTTCGTGCTGAGTGATTTCATCCTGTCGCGGCCGGTGCCGACGCCGACCGTGATGGCGGTCTATCCGGTGTCCGCTTTCAGTGGCGTGCCCGATGCCGTCGTGCTCGCCACCGTCAATCTCGACTGGATGTCGAAGGTGATGAGCAATCTGGGTGGCCGCGCCGGCATCACCGCCGTGCTGGTCGACAGCGCGGGCACCGTGCTGGCCGCTCCCGCCGACCAGCACAGCGCCGTCGGCCGGCCCCTCGACAATTTACCGCTGATGTCCGCGATCGCCGATCGCGCGCTGCGGTCCGACCAGGACGAGGGCACGCTGTCTTTCCTCGCCGCCGACGGCTCCCGCCGCGCGGTCAGCTACATCCGTATCGTGGGCACCAATGCCCGCCTGATCGCCAGCATCGATGAAGACAAGGTGTCCGAGGCGGTCAGCCGCGACATTCGCACCGCCTATCTCCAGCTCGCTTTCGTCGTCGTGTTCGTCCTGCTCGGCGCGCTGATAGCCGCCGAAAAACTCGTCATCAAGCCGATCGAGATGCTTGTCGACATGGCCAAACGTCTCGGCGAGGGCGATCTGTCGGCCCGCGCGGCGCGCAATCGCCTGCCGGCCGAGTTCGTGCCGCTGGCGCGCGCGTTCAACGCGATGGCCGCGCAGCTGAGCCAGCGCGAGCGCGAGCTGATCGCGAGCAACGACAGGCTGACGGTGATGGCCTCGATCGACATGCTCTCGGGGCTCGCCAACCGGCGCGGCTTCCAGAGCCGGCTCGACTTCGAATGGATGCGCGCGCAGCAATATGGCAGCGACCTTGCGCTGCTGATGATCGACGTCGATCATTTCAAGCTGTTCAACGACACCTATGGCCATCTCGAAGGCGATTCCTGCCTGACCAGGCTCGGCGAATCCCTATCCGGCATCGCCGCCGACAACATGGGCTTCGCGGCGCGCTACGGCGGCGAGGAATTCTGCCTGTTGCTGCCGAACACCGACGTGACGCGCGCCGTCGAAATCGGCGAGCAGGTGCGCGCGGCCGTGCTGAAGCTCTGCCTGCCGCACATCACGTCAGCCCATATGATCGTCACGGTCTCGATCGGCGTTGCCGCGACGAAGCCCAACGAGAGCTTGCGTCCGGGCGACCTGATCGAAGCCGCCGACGCCGCGCTCTACGCCGCAAAACACCGCGGGCGCAACAACGTGGTCGAGCACGGCGTGCAGGTGATCGAGACCGGCACAGCCGAGATGATGCTGGCAGCGGGCTGAGCTCGGCCGAGTAGCGTTACCCTCGCCTCGCTCCGCTTGCGGTGAGAGGCAGCGCCCCGAGGTCCACGCTAGCCGGCAGCTCCCGCGCGATCGAGCTCGATCTCGGTCACCACGCGATTGCGGCCGCCGCCCTTGGCGAGATAGAGCGCGCGGTCGCAGCGCTCGATCAGGTCGGTGATCGCTTCGCCCATCCGGTACTGCGCCACGCCAATCGACTGATATTGGGCAGAATCTCACCGGTCGAGCGACGAGTGATCCTGCATTCGGCGATCGCGCGCCTGATCCGCTCGGCGATCTCGGCGGAAGTGGCAAGATCGGCGTCCGGCAGCACCGCGATCAGCTCCTCGCCGCCGTAGCGGGCCGACAGATCCTGCTCGCGAACCTTTTCGCGCAGCACCTTCGCCATCAGACGCAGCACCTGGTCGCCGACGCCGTGGCCAAAATTGTCGTTGAAGACCTTGAAGTGATCGATGTCGAGCATCAGCACGCTGAGCGGCTCGCCCCATGCCGCGGTCGCCTGCGCCTTGCGCAGGAATTCGTCGAGCGCACGCCGGTTTGCGAGGCCCGTCAGCGTGTCGGTCCGGGCACGTTCCTCGGACCTCGATAGCGAATCGCGAATGACGTCGAGTTCGCGGGTCTTTTCCGCAAAACCTTCTTCCAGCCGCGTCGCCCTTGTGGCGGCCCGCGCCAGCTCGTTCATGAGCTGGGCGACCAGCGCCTTGGGATCGACACCGGCCTTGCCCTGGTCCGCCACCTGGCTGATGACCTGCATCTGCGAATGGTTGTCAGCGATCGCGGTCGCCAGAAATTCCCTCGCCGTCCCCATGAGAGCCTGCAGCCGCTCGGACGTGTCGGCACTGACCTGGGGTGCGACATAGGTCTCGAACAGGTCCTGATTGGTTCGGGCGTCGAAGGGGCGATTGTGGTCGATCAAGAGATCGATCGCATTGCGCAGATCGTCATGGCTGCCGGCGAAATACTGGAACCAGACAGCAAAATTAGCCGGGGTCGGCGCAATCCGCTGTTCAGCCATGCTGCGCATCGCTCGTCCGGCGATGGAGGCCGCATAGTCGTAATCGGGATCGTCGAAGCTTGAATCCATCGTGGTCATGCGGGTCCTGTCAGGCCGCAAATTGGCATCGAGCCCTTAATCGCCCCCCAACACGGGTCCTCGTAGTTCTGCGGAGGCGCGGGCAAAGTTCCAGATCACGGCAACCCATTGACCCCTTGAGGACTTCTATGGCCTAGTCCGCCGTCTTGAGCCGGCCGAACCCACGAAAAACCCAACGATTCCATGACCTCCGAACGCTATAACGCCCGCGACGCCGAACCGCGCTGGCAACGCCTCTGGGACGAACAGGCGATCTTCGTCTCCAAGAACGACGATTCGCGGCCGAAATATTATGTGCTCGAGATGTTCCCCTACCCGTCCGGGCGCATCCATATCGGCCATGTCCGGAATTATACGCTCGGCGACGTGCTGGCCCGCTTCATGCGCGCCAAGGGGTTCAACGTTCTGCATCCGATGGGCTGGGACGCCTTCGGCCTGCCGGCCGAGAATGCCGCGATCGAGCGCAAGGTCGCGCCGAAAGCCTGGACCTACGACAACATCGCCGCGATGAAGAAGCAGCTCCGCTCGATCGGGCTGTCGCTGGACTGGTCACGCGAATTCGCGACCTGCGACCCCAGCTACTACAAGCATCAGCAGAAGATGTTTCTGGACATGCTCGCCGCCGGCCTCGCCGAGCGCGAGAAGCGCAAGCTCAATTGGGATCCGGTCGACATGACCGTGCTCGCCAACGAGCAGGTGATCGACGGCCGCGGCTGGCGCTCCGGTGCGATCGTCGAGCAGCGCGAGATGAGCCAGTGGGTCTTCAAGATCACGAAGTACTCGCAGGAATTGCTGTCGGCACTGGATGGGCTGGACCGCTGGCCTGACAAGGTGCGGCTGATGCAGCGCAACTGGATCGGCCGCTCGGAAGGCCTGCTGGTCCGCTTCGCGCTCGATCAGGCGACGACACCGGCCGGCGAGAGCGAGCTGAAGATCTTCACGACCCGCCCGGACACGCTGTTCGGCGCGAAGTTCATGGCGATCTCGGCGGATCATCCACTGGCGCAGGCCGCCGCCGCGAAGAACCCGAAACTCGCGGAATTCATCGCGGACATCAAGAAGATCGGCACCGCGCAGTCGATCATCGACACCGCGGAGAAGCAGGGTTTCGACACCGGCATCCGCGCGGTGCACCCGTTCGACCCGAATTGGAAGCTGCCGGTCTATGTCGCGAATTTCGTGCTGATGGAATACGGCACCGGCGCGATCTTCGGCTGTCCGGCCCACGACCAGCGCGACCTCGACTTCGTCAACAAGTACAATCTCGGCAACACGCCCGTGGTCTGCCCGGAAGGGCAGGACCCGAAGACATTCGTGATCACCGACACCGCCTATGACGGTGACGGCCGCATGATCAATTCGCGCTTCCTCGACGGCATGACCATCGAGCAGGCCAAGGACGAAGTTGCAAAACGCCTGGAAAACGAACTGCGCGGCAACGCGCCGGTCGGCGAGCGGCAGGTGAACTTCCGCCTGCGCGACTGGGGCATCTCGCGCCAGCGCTATTGGGGCTGCCCGATCCCGGTCATCCATTGTCCGACGTGCGACGTGGTCCCGGTGCCGGACGCCGACCTGCCGGTGGTGCTGCCGGAGGATGTGAGCTTCGACAGACCGGGCAACGCGCTGGATCATCATCCGACGTGGAAGCACGTCACCTGCCCGAAATGCGGCGGCAAGGCGCAACGCGAAACCGATACCATGGACACCTTCGTGGATTCGTCCTGGTATTTTGCGCGCTTCACCGATCCCTGGAACGAGAACGCGCCGACGACTCCCGCTGTGGCCAACCGGATGCTGCCGGTCGACCAGTATATCGGCGGCGTCGAGCACGCGATCCTGCATCTGCTGTACAGCCGCTTCTTCACCCGTGCGATGAAGGCGACCGGGCACATCGCGCTGGACGAGCCGTTCGCCGGCATGTTCACGCAGGGCATGGTGGTGCACGAGACCTACCAGAAGGCCGACGGCACCTATGTGCAGCCGGCCGAGGTCAAGGTCGAGGTCGGCGGCAACGAACGCCGCGCCACACTGCTCACGACTGGCGAAGACATCCAGATCGGCCCGATCGAGAAGATGTCGAAGTCGAAGAAGAACACGGTCGACCCCGACGACATCATCGAGACCTACGGCGCCGACGTCGCCCGCTGGTTCATGCTGTCGGACTCCCCGCCCGACCGCGACGTAATCTGGAGCGATGAGCGCGTCCAGGGCGCCTCGCGCTTCGTGCAGCGGCTGTGGCGGCTGGTGAATGATTCCGTCGAATTCGGCAAAGGTGCGCCGGCGGCCCGACCGGCCAGCTTCGGCCCCGACGCCACCGCCTTGCGCAAGGCCGCCCATGGTGCGCTGGACAAGGTCACCACCGGGATCGAGCGGCTTCACTTCAACGTCTGCCTCGCCCATATCCGCGAGTTCGCCAATACCTTCTCGGAAATCTTGCAGCGCCCCGGCCAATCCGCCGCGAACCTGGCGCCCGACTTGGCCTGGGCGATCCGGGAAGCCGGCCAGATCCTGGTCCAGCTGTTCTCCCCGATGATGCCGCACCTCGCCGAAGAGTGCTGGCAGGTTCTGGGCCAGAGCGGGCTGGTTTCCGAAGCCAATTGGCCCCAAATCGAACGCGATTTGCTGGTTGAAGACAGCGTGACCCTGGTGGTCCAGGTCAACGGCAAGAAGCGGGGTGAGGTCACAGTTGCAACAGCGGCCCAGAATCCGGAAATCGAGGCTGCCGTTTTGGCCCTCGATGCGGTAAAGCTGGCCCTGGACGGCAAGCCCGTCCGCAAGGTGATCATCGTCCCCAAGAGGATCGTAAATGTTGTCGGCTAGGATCCGCATCGCAGCCCGCTTGCTGGCGGTTGCCGCCTTGGCCGCGCTGACGGCCGGCTGCTTCCAGCCGATGTATGCCGAGCGGAGCGACGGCACCCCCGGCCTGCGCGAGAAGCTGATGGGCATCGAGCTGCCCCCGATCAGCAAGCCCAATGCCTCCCGCGAGGCCCGCGTCGGCGTCGAGATCCGCAATGCGCTGGCCTTCAAGCTTTACGGCAGCGCGACGGGCATGCCGCCGACCCACCGGCTGGACATCCGCTTCACCACCAGCCGTTCCTCGCTGATCGTCAGTGCCACGACGGGACTGCCGACCAGCGAAAATCTCGGTGTCGACGCCCAGTACAATCTGATCGAGGTCGCGACCGGCAGGTCTGTCATGACCGGCGCGACCTTCTCACGCGTGTCCTACGACATGCCGGGGTCCTATCAACGCTTCTCGCGCACCCGCGCCGTGCGCGATGCCGAGGATCGCGCCGCCAGCGAGATCGCTGAGAACATCACGACCCGGCTCGCCTCGTTCTTCACCGCCGGCACGTAAATCACTCCAGTCATTCCGGGGCGCCCGTAGGGCGAACTACGGTGCGTAATTGCGCACCTGAGAATCTCGATCCATAATCTCCGGATTCCCGGTTCGCGCGCTGCGCGCCCCGGAATGACGATGGGGCCCGATGGTCGCGCTGCGCGGAAAAGAGATCGACGCCTTCCTTGCCCGTCCCGATGCGGGCCGTCCGATCATCCTGCTCTACGGCCCCGACGCCGGCCTCGTGCGCGAACGCGCGGATGCGCTGATCGCCTCTGCCGTCGACGATCCCAACGATCCCTTCTCACTGGTCAAGCTGGATGGCGACGAGCTCTCCGCCGAACCGTCCCGCCTCGTCGACGAAGCCATGACGGTGCCGCTGTTCGGCGGCCGCCGCGCGATCCGCATCCGGGCCGGCTCGCGCAGCTTTGCCAGCGGCGTCGACACGCTCGCAGAGATGAGCGTGAAGGATTGCCGCATCGTGATCGAGGCCGGCGAGCTGCGCCCGGAATCGCCGTTGCGCAAAGCCTGCGAGAAGGCCAAGGCCGCCGTCGCGATCGGTTGCTATCCCGACACCGAGCGCGATCTCGCCAAGCTGATGGAAGACGAGCTCCGTATCGCCAATTTACGCATCGCGCAGGAGGCCCGCGCGGCGCTGATGTCGTTCCTCGGCGGCGATCGCCAGGCCTCGCGCAACGAGCTGCGCAAGCTCACGCTCTATGCGCATGGCAAAGGCGAGATTACGCTGGACGACGTGATGTCCGTGGTCGCCGATGCGTCCGAGCTGAAGCTCGATCCGATCGTCGACGGCGCCTTCGCCGGTCGGCCCGACATCGTCGAGACCGAATTCGCCAAGGCCATGATCGCCGGCACCTATCCCGGCGTAATCATCTCGGCGGCGCAGCGCCAGGCCGCGTGGCTGCACAAATCGGCGCTGGCGATCGCCGACGGCACGCCGGCCTCCACGGTGCTCGACAGCGGCTATCCGCGCCTGCACTTTTCTCGAAAGCCCGGGGTCGAAACCGCGCTGCGCAATTTCAGCGTGGCGCGGCTCGCCGCCATCATCGAGCAGCTGGCGATCGCGGCACTCGACACCCGCAAGCAATCCACCCTCGCCGCCGCCATCGCCCAACGCACGCTGATGGCGATCGCCGCGAATGCGAAGCGGCGGGGATAGGCCTCCGCTCCCCTCTCGTCATTGCGAGCGCAGCGAAGCAATCCAGAAATCCCTCCGCGGAAAGATTCTGGATTGCTTCGTCGCTGACGCTCCTCGCAATGACGATGTTGGCGCAGATGCGCCCCCACGCTCACTGTCATCCCCGCGAACGCGGGGGATCCATAACCACAGGGAGCGGTTTGGCGAAGATGCGTAGTCCGGTACTGCGACCCGACTCAATCGATAGATCGCGCGGTATGGGTCCCCGCATTCGCGGGGACGACACCGACAGCGAAGCCTACAACGCGCCCTTGGCCAGCCGCTTCATCACCTCGTCGAGTTGATCGAGGTTGCGATAGTTGATCTGGACCGAGCCGCCGGGATCGCGGTGATTGACGGTGACCTTGAGCCCGAGCGCGTCGCTGACGCGCTTCTCCAGATCGATCGTGTCGGGATCTTTTTCCTTGCCCCCCGAGCTGCGCGCCTTTTGCGGCTTGCGCTCCGGCACGCCCTCTTCATGCGCGAGCGCCTCGGCCTGGCGGACATTGAGACCCTCCTCCACGATGCGCTTGGCGGCGGCGAGCGGATCGGGCACGCCGATCAATGCGCGGGCGTGGCCGGCCGTCAGCTCGCCGGTGGCGATGAAGGCCTGCACCTCGGCCGGCAGCTTCGTCAGCCGCATCATGTTGGCGACGTGGCTGCGGCTCTTGCCGACGACCTTGGCGATGTCGTCCTGGCTGCGTTTGAACTCGTTGGCGAGCGCGTGATAGCCCTGCGCCTCTTCCATCGGGTTGAGGTCTTCGCGCTGCACGTTCTCGACGATCGCGAACTCCAGCGCGTCGCTATCGCTGATGTCGACCGGCACGATCGGCACTTCGTGCAGGCCGGCCATTTGCGAGGCGCGCCAGCGCCGCTCGCCGGCGATGATCTCGAAGCGGTCCTGTGTGCCCTTGACCGGACGCACCACGATCGGCTGGATCACGCCATGCTGCTTGATGGACTCGCTGAGCTCTTTCAGCTCGGCGTCGGAAAAGGTGCGGCGCGGATTGCGCGGATTGGCCTTGATGAACTCGATCGGCACCTTGCGCTGCGCGCGCGGACGATCGACGTGCTGGGCCTCGCCGCCGACATCGCCGATCAGACTTGCAAGACCCCGGCCCAGTCGCGAACGCGCTTCATCGGCCATCGCCAGCTCCCTTGGATTCACGGTGCAGCACTCCAGAACTGAATTGTCGAAACTCGTAGGTCATAGGGCGGATTAGCGCAGCGTAATCCGCCACAGGTTTGTTCGCGGCGAGACGGCGGGTTACGCTGCGCTAACCCGCCCTACGGATCTCACGTCAATGCGTCGTCCGCAGCTCGCGCTCGCGCTGGATCACTTCGGTGGCGAGCCGCAAATACGCTTCGCTGCCGACGCATTTGAGATCGTAGACCAGCACCGGCTTGCCGTAGGACGGCGCTTCCGAGATGCGCACGTTGCGCGGGATCATGGTCTTGTAGACCTTCTCACCCATGAACTGCCGGACGTCGGCGACGACCTGGTTCGACAGGTTGTTGCGCGAGTCGAACATGGTCAGCACGATGCCATGGATCGACAGGTTCGGATTGAGTGTCGAGCGCACCTGCTCCACCGTCTGCAGCAATTGCGACAGACCTTCGAGCGCGAAGAACTCGCACTGCAGCGGCACCAGGATCGCATCGGACGCCGCCATCGCGTTCACCGTGAGCAGGTTCAGCGAAGGCGGACAGTCGATCAGCACATAAGTGTAATCGGCATCCGGCGAGACGTTGTTGTTGAGCGCGCCGATGGCGTCGCGCAGCTTGAAGGCGCGGCCCGGCGTGGTGCCGAGCTCGAGCTCGAGACCGGAGAGGTCCATGGTTGAGGGCGCGATGTGCAGCCGCGGCACCGCGGTTGAGACCACGGCCTCACGCAGCGGGGCTTCACCGATCAGCACGTCATAGGTCGAGCAGGAGCGGTTGCGGCGGTCGATGCCGAGGCCGGTCGAGGCATTGCCCTGGGGATCGAGATCGACGATCAGGACGCGTTCGCCGATCGCCGCGAGCGCCGTGCCCAAGTTGATCGCTGTGGTTGTCTTTCCCACACCGCCCTTCTGATTCGCGAGCGCGAGGATGCGCGGATGGCCGTGCGGGACCTCGCTGGTCGGCTCCTGGGCCGGTTCTTGGGCAGGGTCTTGGGCAG encodes:
- a CDS encoding ParB/RepB/Spo0J family partition protein — its product is MADEARSRLGRGLASLIGDVGGEAQHVDRPRAQRKVPIEFIKANPRNPRRTFSDAELKELSESIKQHGVIQPIVVRPVKGTQDRFEIIAGERRWRASQMAGLHEVPIVPVDISDSDALEFAIVENVQREDLNPMEEAQGYHALANEFKRSQDDIAKVVGKSRSHVANMMRLTKLPAEVQAFIATGELTAGHARALIGVPDPLAAAKRIVEEGLNVRQAEALAHEEGVPERKPQKARSSGGKEKDPDTIDLEKRVSDALGLKVTVNHRDPGGSVQINYRNLDQLDEVMKRLAKGAL
- a CDS encoding YggS family pyridoxal phosphate-dependent enzyme, with product MTEANAAPVTGHSPNALAAVEAEIARACTDARRDRASVTLIAVSKTFAADAITPVIAAGQRVFGENRVQEAKSKWPALTSAYSGIALHLIGPLQSNKAKEAVALFDAIHSVDRPSICQALAKEIESQNKHPQLFVQINTGEEPQKAGVAPGEADAFLANCRDSYGLTISGLMCIPPVDEPPAAHFALTAKIAARNGLTNLSMGMSADFATAIMLGATHVRVGSAIFGHR
- the lptE gene encoding LPS assembly lipoprotein LptE, yielding MLSARIRIAARLLAVAALAALTAGCFQPMYAERSDGTPGLREKLMGIELPPISKPNASREARVGVEIRNALAFKLYGSATGMPPTHRLDIRFTTSRSSLIVSATTGLPTSENLGVDAQYNLIEVATGRSVMTGATFSRVSYDMPGSYQRFSRTRAVRDAEDRAASEIAENITTRLASFFTAGT
- the holA gene encoding DNA polymerase III subunit delta → MVALRGKEIDAFLARPDAGRPIILLYGPDAGLVRERADALIASAVDDPNDPFSLVKLDGDELSAEPSRLVDEAMTVPLFGGRRAIRIRAGSRSFASGVDTLAEMSVKDCRIVIEAGELRPESPLRKACEKAKAAVAIGCYPDTERDLAKLMEDELRIANLRIAQEARAALMSFLGGDRQASRNELRKLTLYAHGKGEITLDDVMSVVADASELKLDPIVDGAFAGRPDIVETEFAKAMIAGTYPGVIISAAQRQAAWLHKSALAIADGTPASTVLDSGYPRLHFSRKPGVETALRNFSVARLAAIIEQLAIAALDTRKQSTLAAAIAQRTLMAIAANAKRRG
- a CDS encoding ParA family protein produces the protein MTVIDDPQQEQTQDPAQDPAQEPAQEPTSEVPHGHPRILALANQKGGVGKTTTAINLGTALAAIGERVLIVDLDPQGNASTGLGIDRRNRSCSTYDVLIGEAPLREAVVSTAVPRLHIAPSTMDLSGLELELGTTPGRAFKLRDAIGALNNNVSPDADYTYVLIDCPPSLNLLTVNAMAASDAILVPLQCEFFALEGLSQLLQTVEQVRSTLNPNLSIHGIVLTMFDSRNNLSNQVVADVRQFMGEKVYKTMIPRNVRISEAPSYGKPVLVYDLKCVGSEAYLRLATEVIQRERELRTTH
- the leuS gene encoding leucine--tRNA ligase; translation: MTSERYNARDAEPRWQRLWDEQAIFVSKNDDSRPKYYVLEMFPYPSGRIHIGHVRNYTLGDVLARFMRAKGFNVLHPMGWDAFGLPAENAAIERKVAPKAWTYDNIAAMKKQLRSIGLSLDWSREFATCDPSYYKHQQKMFLDMLAAGLAEREKRKLNWDPVDMTVLANEQVIDGRGWRSGAIVEQREMSQWVFKITKYSQELLSALDGLDRWPDKVRLMQRNWIGRSEGLLVRFALDQATTPAGESELKIFTTRPDTLFGAKFMAISADHPLAQAAAAKNPKLAEFIADIKKIGTAQSIIDTAEKQGFDTGIRAVHPFDPNWKLPVYVANFVLMEYGTGAIFGCPAHDQRDLDFVNKYNLGNTPVVCPEGQDPKTFVITDTAYDGDGRMINSRFLDGMTIEQAKDEVAKRLENELRGNAPVGERQVNFRLRDWGISRQRYWGCPIPVIHCPTCDVVPVPDADLPVVLPEDVSFDRPGNALDHHPTWKHVTCPKCGGKAQRETDTMDTFVDSSWYFARFTDPWNENAPTTPAVANRMLPVDQYIGGVEHAILHLLYSRFFTRAMKATGHIALDEPFAGMFTQGMVVHETYQKADGTYVQPAEVKVEVGGNERRATLLTTGEDIQIGPIEKMSKSKKNTVDPDDIIETYGADVARWFMLSDSPPDRDVIWSDERVQGASRFVQRLWRLVNDSVEFGKGAPAARPASFGPDATALRKAAHGALDKVTTGIERLHFNVCLAHIREFANTFSEILQRPGQSAANLAPDLAWAIREAGQILVQLFSPMMPHLAEECWQVLGQSGLVSEANWPQIERDLLVEDSVTLVVQVNGKKRGEVTVATAAQNPEIEAAVLALDAVKLALDGKPVRKVIIVPKRIVNVVG
- a CDS encoding diguanylate cyclase domain-containing protein encodes the protein MASISLNRKRAKLKQVLGIRARLALLAVILVAPLMLERIRSLEDTRARQIAQATVEFTTVARHSADAQREVISSVETILKSEAFIRASAGGISKSCDVLRASLPSNLPWIRTLLIAGQDGRIQCATNNMYVGLDLSDRPYFQQAQETGRFVLSDFILSRPVPTPTVMAVYPVSAFSGVPDAVVLATVNLDWMSKVMSNLGGRAGITAVLVDSAGTVLAAPADQHSAVGRPLDNLPLMSAIADRALRSDQDEGTLSFLAADGSRRAVSYIRIVGTNARLIASIDEDKVSEAVSRDIRTAYLQLAFVVVFVLLGALIAAEKLVIKPIEMLVDMAKRLGEGDLSARAARNRLPAEFVPLARAFNAMAAQLSQRERELIASNDRLTVMASIDMLSGLANRRGFQSRLDFEWMRAQQYGSDLALLMIDVDHFKLFNDTYGHLEGDSCLTRLGESLSGIAADNMGFAARYGGEEFCLLLPNTDVTRAVEIGEQVRAAVLKLCLPHITSAHMIVTVSIGVAATKPNESLRPGDLIEAADAALYAAKHRGRNNVVEHGVQVIETGTAEMMLAAG